One window of the Marmota flaviventris isolate mMarFla1 chromosome 2, mMarFla1.hap1, whole genome shotgun sequence genome contains the following:
- the Fam110a gene encoding protein FAM110A, whose amino-acid sequence MPVDTLSPAAAAAPSLPFRLRTKVPGYLLRRPADGGARKPSAVERLEADKAKYVKSLHVANTRQEPVQPLLSKQPLFSPGTRRTVLTPSRRALPGPGRRPQLDLDILSSLINLCDSPVLPAEVSRTPGRAEGAFQHPPATPPRPPPSTAAVRRVDVRPLPASPARPCPSPGTTAASSPGRPPGLQRSKSDLSERFSRAAADLERFFNFCGLDPEEARGLGVAHLARASSDIVSLAGPSAGPGSSEGGCSHRSSATVEERTQERVPYGVSVVERNARVIKWLYGLRQARETPAAEG is encoded by the coding sequence ATGCCCGTGGACACGCTGAGCCccgcggccgccgccgccccctCCTTACCTTTTCGCCTGCGGACCAAGGTTCCCGGCTACCTCCTGCGGAGGCCAGCGGACGGCGGAGCGCGGAAACCCAGTGCCGTGGAGCGCCTGGAGGCCGACAAGGCCAAGTACGTCAAGAGCCTGCATGTAGCGAACACCCGCCAGGAACCGGTGCAGCCTTTGCTGTCCAAACAGCCGCTCTTCAGCCCCGGGACTCGCCGCACGGTGCTCACGCCTAGCCGCCGCGCCCTGCCCGGCCCTGGTCGCCGGCCCCAGCTGGACCTGGACATCCTTAGCAGTCTCATCAATTTGTGTGACAGTCCTGTGTTACCTGCCGAGGTCAGCCGTACCCCCGGACGGGCAGAGGGAGCCTTCCAGCACCCCCCAGCCACACCTCCGCGCCCACCACCCAGCACTGCCGCGGTCCGCCGAGTGGACGTTCGCCCGCTGCCTGCCTCACCCGCCCGGCCTTGCCCATCACCTGGCACCACCGCCGCCTCCAGCCCAGGCCGGCCACCGGGTTTGCAACGCTCCAAGTCGGACTTGAGTGAGCGCTTCTCCAGGGCAGCTGCCGACCTTGAGCGCTTTTTTAACTTCTGTGGTCTGGATCCAGAGGAGGCACGGGGGTTGGGGGTGGCCCACCTGGCACGGGCCAGCTCGGACATCGTGTCCCTGGCGGGGCCCAGTGCTGGGCCGGGCAGCTCTGAGGGGGGCTGTTCACACCGCAGCTCTGCCACTGTAGAGGAGCGGACCCAGGAGCGGGTCCCCTATGGCGTGTCAGTGGTAGAACGCAATGCCCGCGTGATCAAGTGGCTCTATGGGTTGCGGCAGGCACGGGAGACCCCAGCAGCCGAGGGCTAG